The following coding sequences are from one Lolium rigidum isolate FL_2022 chromosome 6, APGP_CSIRO_Lrig_0.1, whole genome shotgun sequence window:
- the LOC124666299 gene encoding PRA1 family protein F3-like, protein MSKYGTIPTTSSSSAASAGAPHLGGASPLDFISRAKARGATALATRRPWRELADPHALGLPPSLADAYLRVRANLAHFAMNYAIVVLVVVFLSLIYHPVSLIVFLVCMVAWLGLYFLRDDPIVLFGRVVGDGAVLAVLAAVTLGLLLLTGATTNILTSLLVGFVLVVVHAALHRPEDNVDEEVGRWYSPMPQQPSH, encoded by the coding sequence atgtccaAGTACGGCACCAtacccaccacctcctcctcctccgccgcctccgcggGGGCGCCCCACCTCGGGGGCGCCTCCCCGCTGGACTTCATCTCCCGCGCCAAGGCCCGCGGCGCCACGGCGCTGGCCACGCGCCGCCCGTGGCGCGAGCTCGCGGACCCGCACGCCCTcgggctgcccccgagcctcgccgaCGCCTACCTGCGCGTGCGCGCCAACCTCGCCCACTTCGCCATGAACTACgccatcgtcgtcctcgtcgtcgtcttcctctccctcATCTACCACCCCGTCTCCCTCATCGTCTTCCTCGTCTGCATGGTCGCCTGGCTCGGCCTCTACTTCCTCCGCGACGACCCCATCGTCCTCTTCGGCCgcgtcgtcggcgacggcgcCGTCCTCGCCGTTCTCGCCGCCGTCACGCTCGGCCTCCTCCTGCTCACCGGCGCCACCACCAACATCCTCACCTCGCTGCTCGTCGGATTCGTGCTCGTCGTTGTGCACGCCGCTCTGCACAGGCCGGAGGACAATGTCGACGAGGAAGTCGGCCGCTGGTACTCCCCAATGCCGCAGCAGCCATCGCACTAG